The following coding sequences are from one Melanotaenia boesemani isolate fMelBoe1 chromosome 19, fMelBoe1.pri, whole genome shotgun sequence window:
- the ggcx gene encoding vitamin K-dependent gamma-carboxylase: MEARDVIAGALVSSDGEDQTAKRDATPKTDQAQARSKMEQIFGFKKEDLSSWQNFVALLNRPTDPASLGIFRCLFGVLMAIDITQERGLSHLDYKYLDGAPVCRFPLFNFLQPLPLDWMYLVYLVMFLGALGIMLGCFYRLSCLMFISTYWYIFFLDKTAWNNHSYLYGLIGFQLTLMDGNRYWSVDGLRRPSIRNAHVPLWNYTLLRTQIFIVYFIAGIKKLDADWVEGYSMSYLAHHWLFDPFKVILPVEVVSLLVVHGGGLILDLTAGYLLFFDATRPYAFFFVSYFHCMNSQLFSIGMFSYTMLATSPLFCYPDWPRRFFGSFPSFLSAVLPPTSAEPQPSTSCVYHKPHPAEQQETPTAVKASKPRLKHKLGAIFTLLYITEQFFMPYSHFITQGYNNWTNGLYGYSWDMMVHSRTHQHVKITYKDGKNGEIGYLNPGVFTQSRRWKDHGDMLKQYATCLNHLLPRYNISDPEIYFDIWVSINERFQQRIFDPRVDIVKADWSPFQPNKWLMPLLVDLSPWRTKFQEIEGSLDNQTEIVFIADFPGLHLENFVSEDLGNTSIHVLQGQVNVEVVEEKKNHTLQPGQKIKVPAGAYHKVYTVSEDPSCYMYIYVNTTEAALQENFTKLYELQERVRNGTETEPLPPELQPLIAADDDEGAEVNATDPIVQLFLKRQRRMKEVKKRREAGVLERLDRFAVKKYYTIRRGFLMTAIAVRNLVVGLPPLDQLRREVAFANMKEPQEEGNQDERLKDEVGHGEL, translated from the exons ATGGAGGCGAGAGACGTTATTGCAG GTGCTCTTGTTAGCAGTGATGGAGAAGATCAAACTGCAAAAAGGGATGCAACTCCTAAAACAGATCAAGCACAGGCCAGGAGCAAAATGGAGCAGATCTTTGGTTTCAAGAAGGAGGACCTAAGTTCCTGGCAGAACTTCGTGGCCCTGCTGAACCGCCCCACTGACCCTGCATCTCTGGGCATCTTTCGCTGCTTGTTTG GTGTGCTTATGGCTATTGACATCACACAGGAACGTGGTCTCAGTCATCTGGACTACAAGTACCTAGATGGGGCCCCTGTGTGTCGCTTTCCTCTTTTCAACTTCTTGCAGCCGTTGCCATTGGACTGGATGTACCTGGTCTATTTGGTGATGTTTCTTG GTGCACTGGGCATCATGCTTGGTTGTTTCTACCGCCTATCTTGCCTCATGTTCATCTCGACATACTGGTACATCTTCTTTCTGGACAAAACGGCCTGGAACAACCACTCATACCTCTATGGCCTCATTGGATTTCAGCTCACTCTCATGGATGGAAACAGATACTG gTCAGTCGATGGATTGCGAAGGCCCTCCATTAGAAATGCTCATGTGCCTCTTTGGAATTACACCCTTCTGAGGACACAG atttttatagTATACTTCATTGCTGGAATCAAAAAGCTGGATGCAGACTGGGTGGAGGGATACTCCATGTCATATCTGGCACACCATTGGCTTTTTGATCCTTTCAA agtgaTTCTTCCTGTGGAGGTAGTAAGTCTGCTGGTGGTGCATGGAGGGGGTCTTATTCTGGATCTCACCGCTGGTTATCTGCTATTCTTCGACGCCACACGGCCatatgcatttttctttgtctcttacTTCCACTGCATGAACTCTCAACTCTTCAGCATTG GGATGTTCTCCTACACAATGCTTGCCACCAGTCCTCTCTTCTGCTACCCTGATTGGCCAAGAAGATTCTTTGGCAGTTTCCCATCATTCCTCAGTGCAGTCCTGCCCCCGACTTCAGCAGAGCCTCAACCCAGCACCTCCTGTGTTTACCATAAACCCCACCCTGCTGAACAGCAGGAGACCCCAACTGCTGTCAAAGCTTCCAAACCTAGACTTAAGCACAAGCTGGGAGCCATTTTTACTCTTCTCTACATAACTGAACAGTTCTTCATGCCTTACTCCCACTTTATCACACAG GGTTACAACAACTGGACCAATGGTTTGTATGGCTACTCATGGGACATGATGGTTCACTCCCGCACTCATCAGCATGTTAAGATCACCtacaaagatggaaaaaacGGTGAAATTGGATATCTGAACCCAGGA GTGTTCACACAGAGTCGTCGCTGGAAAGACCATGGAGACATGCTGAAGCAGTATGCTACATGCCTCAACCACTTACTGCCACGCTACAACATCTCTGATCCTGAAATCTACTTTGATATCTGGGTGTCAATCAATGAACGCTTCCAGCAAAG GATCTTTGATCCCCGTGTGGACATCGTGAAGGCTGACTGGTCACCTTTTCAACCAAACAAGTGGCTGATGCCTCTGCTGGTGGACCTCTCACCCTGGAGGACCAAGTTCCAGGAGATTGAGGGCAGTTTGGACAATCAGACAGAGATAGTCTTCATAGCTGATTTCCCAG GTTTGCACTTAGAAAACTTTGTGAGTGAAGATCTGGGCAACACCAGCATCCACGTGTTACAGGGGCAGGTGAATGTTGAGGTagtggaggagaaaaagaacCACACTCTACAGCCTGGTCAGAAGATAAAG GTTCCTGCGGGGGCTTATCATAAGGTGTACACTGTGTCTGAAGACCCGTCTTGTTACATGTACATCTACGTCAACACTACGGAGGCGGCGCTACAGGAGAACTTCACCAAGCTGTATGAACTCCAGGAGCGTGTCAGAAATGgaacag AAACTGAGCCTCTTCCCCCTGAGCTGCAGCCTCTTATAGCTGCAGACGATGATGAAGGAGCAGAGGTCAATGCCACCGACCCCATTGTGCAGCTCTTCCTCAAAAGGCAGCGGCGGATGAAGGAGGTGAAGAAACGCAGGGAGGCTGGTGTTCTGGAGCGACTGGACCGCTTTGCTGTGAAGAAGTACTATACAATAAGAAGGGG ATTTTTGATGACAGCCATCGCAGTGCGAAACCTGGTGGTAGGTCTCCCTCCTCTTGACCAGCTGAGAAGAGAGGTTGCCTTTGCCAACATGAAAGAACCTCAAGAGGAAGGCAACCAAGATGAGCGTCTCAAAGATGAAGTTGGTCACggagaactttaa
- the gmcl1 gene encoding germ cell-less protein-like 1 codes for MGSLGSRFQSSPQGPEEAAEGTSTSRKHDCDCKKRKRNAQCDCESEQEEDDSLLDTPRRKKLKSTSRYIYQTLFLNGENSDIRICALGQEWNLHKVYLCQSGYFSSMFSGSWKESSMMEIHLEIPDQNIDTEALQVVFGSLYRDDVLIKPSRVVSILAAACMLQLDGLIQQCGESMKENISAKTVCGYYACASIYGLDSVMKKCLEWLLNNLMTHQNVELMKELGVEVMEQLIQSSDLFVMQVEMDVYTALKKWMFLQLNLSWDGPIKQLLADADAWLCKRRTDLCEKEPFLDTEEGAPFRSVFKLVRLQYIINDLASARILERDNILPPDWLTVMYKNQWFAMLRTEFDNDNGPQESNKEEFELSSMRCGRKLSKDGDYCWRWTGFNFGFDLLVTYTNRFIVFKRNTLSQPCGGAVSLQPRRHLAYRLRLASFDSRGKLVCSRSTGYQLLTLEKDQEYVVMNLDSRLLSFPLYVCCNFLYTSPHSDHRPDSSEQDSTARCTS; via the exons ATGGGAAGCCTGGGCAGCAGGTTCCAGTCCTCCCCTCAGGGACCGGAGGAGGCGGCAGAGGGAACAAGTACCAGCCGCAAACATGATTGTGACTGTAAGAAGAGGAAACGAAATGCTCAGTGTGACTGCGAAAGTGAGCAAGAGGAGGACGATTCCTTACTAGATACACCTCGCAG gaagAAATTGAAAAGCACCTCAAGATACATTTATCAGACCCTGTTTCTTAATGGGGAAAACAGTGACATTCGCATTTGTGCTCTGGGACAGGAGTGGAACCTCCACAAAGTCTACCTTTGTCAG TCAGGGTATTTCTCCAGTATGTTTAGTGGCTCTTGGAAGGAGTCCAGCATGATGGAAATCCACTTGGAGATCCCAGACCAGAACATTGATACTGAAG CTCTTCAAGTTGTTTTTGGCTCCCTTTACCGGGATGATGTCCTGATCAAGCCCAGCAGGGTCGTCAGTATTCTTGCTGCTGCTTGTATGCTGCAGCTG GATGGCTTGATCCAGCAGTGCGGTGAAAGCATGAAGGAAAACATCAGTGCAAAGACCGTGTGTGGCTATTATGCTTGTGCTAGCATATATGGCCTGGATTCGGTTatgaaaaa GTGCCTCGAGTGGCTTCTTAACAATCTAATGACTCACCAAAATGTTGAGTTGATGAAAGAACTTGG GGTTGAGGTGATGGAGCAGCTCATCCAGTCCTCAGACCTTTTTGTCATGCAGGTAGAGATGGATGTATACACTGCTCTAAAAAAG TGGATGTTTCTACAGCTCAATCTATCATGGGACGGCCCCATCAAGCAGCTTCTAGCTGATGCTGATGCCTGGCTTTGCAAACGCAGGACAG ATCTGTGTGAGAAAGAGCCATTCTTGGACACAGAGGAGGGTGCACCTTTTCGCTCAGTGTTCAAACTCGTCCGCCTCCAGTATATTATCAACGATCTTGCATCGGCGAGAATCCTGGAGAGAGACAACATTTTGCCCCCTG ATTGGCTAACAGTAATGTACAAAAATCAGTGGTTTGCCATGCTTCGGACAGAATTTGACAATGACAATGG TCCTCAGGAGTCTAACAAAGAGGAGTTTGAGCTGAGCAGTATGAGGTGTGGCAGGAAACTGAGTAAAGACGGAGAT TATTGCTGGCGATGGACAGGCTTCAACTTTGGGTTTGACCTGCTGGTGACCTACACAAATCGCTTCATAGTCTTTAAAAGGAATACACTCAGTCAGCCATGTGGGGGCGCTGTGAGTCTACAACCTCGGAGGCATCTGGCATACAG gttaCGTCTAGCCTCCTTTGATAGTAGAGGGAAACTGGTCTGCAGTCGCTCAACAGGTTACCAACTTCTCACCCTTGAGAAAGACCAG GAGTATGTGGTGATGAACCTGGATAGCCGGTTGTTATCATTCCCCCTCTATGTGTGCTGTAACTTCCTGTATACGTCACCCCATTCAGACCACCGTCCAGATTCCTCAGAACAAGACAGCACCGCTCGCTGTACATCTTGA
- the fam136a gene encoding protein FAM136A, translating into MAEAHQTRVQNVVEEMVQSLEREQIRKMQGRMFRCSAECCDLSTNSMSQVHQCIERCHAPLAQAQALVTSELEKFQDRLTRCTMHCNDKAKDLFDSGAKEPAVRSLMDHCVGSCVDDHVNLIPSMTRRLKENLDSIPQ; encoded by the exons ATGGCAGAGGCACACCAGACACGCGTGCAGAATGTAGTTGAAGAAATGGTCCAAAGTCTGGAGAGGGAGCAAATCCGTAAGATGCAG GGTCGCATGTTCAGGTGCAGCGCAGAGTGCTGTGACCTCTCCACAAACTCCATGTCTCAGGTGCATCAGTGCATCGAGAGGTGCCACGCTCCTCTAGCACAGGCTCAAGCACTGGTCACCTCAGAGCTGGAAAAGTTTCAG GATCGTCTGACCAGATGCACAATGCATTGCAATGATAAGGCAAAGGATCTCTTTGACTCCGGTGCAAAGGAGCCAGCTGTTCGATCATTAATGGACCACTGTGTGGGAAGTTGTGTGGATGACCACGTTAATCTCATTCCCAGCATGACCCGAAGACTCAAGGAGAATTTGGACTCTATACCGCAGTGA